The following proteins come from a genomic window of Solidesulfovibrio fructosivorans JJ]:
- the rplL gene encoding 50S ribosomal protein L7/L12, which yields MSDITKEQVVDFIANMTVLELSQFIKELEEKFGVSAAAPAMGMMMAAPAAGGDAAAAEEEKTEFDVVLTNAGGNKIAVIKVVRALTGLGLKEAKAKVDELPSTIKEGVAKADAEEAKKQLDEAGATCEIK from the coding sequence ATGTCCGACATCACCAAGGAACAAGTCGTCGATTTCATCGCCAATATGACCGTCCTCGAGCTCTCCCAGTTCATCAAGGAGCTTGAGGAGAAGTTCGGCGTTTCCGCCGCCGCCCCGGCCATGGGCATGATGATGGCCGCTCCCGCCGCCGGTGGCGACGCCGCCGCGGCCGAGGAAGAGAAGACCGAGTTCGACGTCGTGCTGACCAATGCCGGCGGCAACAAGATCGCCGTCATCAAGGTCGTGCGCGCCCTGACCGGTCTGGGCCTCAAGGAAGCCAAGGCCAAGGTCGACGAGCTGCCCTCCACCATCAAGGAAGGCGTGGCCAAGGCCGACGCCGAGGAAGCCAAAAAGCAGCTTGATGAAGCCGGAGCGACCTGCGAAATCAAGTAA
- the rplJ gene encoding 50S ribosomal protein L10, which yields MQRAQKNEIIEQLRAKADRAGIAVVTDFRAMTVEELTELRVKLRAAGIDYQVVKNTLARLAVKDGAHDVLKDHLKENNAIAFGYDDPVVAAKVLVDYAKTSKKFTVKLASLGGSLIDSDGVVELSKLPSKPELLAKTLGTMNAVPTNFVSLFANVIRGMLYALTAIKDKKEAA from the coding sequence GTGCAACGTGCGCAAAAAAACGAGATTATCGAACAACTGCGCGCTAAGGCGGACCGGGCCGGCATTGCGGTGGTTACCGACTTTCGGGCGATGACCGTCGAGGAGCTGACCGAATTGCGCGTCAAGCTCCGCGCCGCGGGCATCGATTACCAGGTTGTGAAAAACACCCTGGCCCGTCTGGCGGTGAAAGACGGCGCTCATGATGTCCTGAAGGATCACCTGAAGGAAAACAACGCCATCGCCTTCGGCTACGACGATCCCGTCGTCGCCGCCAAGGTCCTGGTGGACTACGCCAAGACCAGCAAGAAGTTCACGGTCAAGCTCGCCAGCCTCGGCGGATCGCTCATCGACTCCGATGGCGTCGTCGAGCTGTCCAAGCTGCCGAGCAAGCCCGAACTTCTGGCCAAGACCCTTGGCACCATGAACGCCGTGCCCACCAACTTCGTCAGCCTGTTTGCGAACGTCATCCGCGGCATGCTGTACGCGCTGACGGCCATCAAGGACAAAAAGGAAGCCGCCTAA
- the rplA gene encoding 50S ribosomal protein L1: MAKHGKKYREAVKDLDLTNKFDLTEAMALTVKTGVAKFDETVDVALCLGVNPKYSDQMVRGAVSLPHGLGKSVRVVAFCKGDKEAEAREAGADIAGGDELIEKIKGGFLDFDKAVATPDMMASVGKIGKILGPRGLMPNAKTGTVTFDIAKAVQELKAGKVEFKVDKAGVLHVPLGKRSFGAEKLLDNFRALIDTVMRLKPSAAKGTYLQAMALATTMGPGIKVDTQSVRKLLEG; this comes from the coding sequence TAAATTCGATCTCACCGAAGCCATGGCTCTGACCGTCAAGACGGGCGTAGCCAAGTTCGACGAGACCGTCGACGTCGCCCTGTGCCTGGGCGTCAACCCCAAGTACTCCGACCAGATGGTCCGCGGCGCCGTCTCCCTGCCCCATGGGCTGGGCAAGAGCGTGCGCGTGGTCGCCTTCTGCAAGGGCGACAAGGAGGCCGAGGCCCGCGAGGCCGGAGCCGACATCGCCGGCGGCGACGAGCTGATCGAAAAGATCAAGGGCGGCTTCCTCGACTTCGACAAGGCCGTTGCCACCCCCGACATGATGGCTTCGGTCGGCAAGATCGGCAAGATCCTCGGCCCTCGCGGCCTCATGCCCAACGCCAAGACCGGCACCGTCACCTTTGACATCGCCAAGGCCGTCCAGGAGCTCAAGGCCGGCAAGGTCGAGTTCAAGGTGGACAAGGCCGGTGTGCTCCATGTGCCGCTGGGCAAGCGTTCGTTCGGTGCCGAGAAGCTGCTCGACAACTTCCGGGCCCTGATCGACACCGTCATGCGGCTTAAGCCCTCGGCCGCCAAGGGAACCTATCTGCAGGCCATGGCCCTGGCCACGACCATGGGGCCCGGCATCAAGGTGGACACCCAGTCGGTGCGCAAGCTTCTCGAGGGCTAA